The following proteins are encoded in a genomic region of Oncorhynchus kisutch isolate 150728-3 linkage group LG4, Okis_V2, whole genome shotgun sequence:
- the cfap36 gene encoding cilia- and flagella-associated protein 36 isoform X6: protein MAEDSEWVVESIAGYLGSPEWVIPYTDFLENKCTVFDDEDENKLTYTEIHQQYKHLVEKLLETYMQEVGIDEQQFLEACSSPFAKSKTLQTVFQPVLATDDFQMFRSLMVQKNMELQLQALQVIKERNGALPECLTDGADVMSELEQQEMKIIQEVLKKSKEDYDLEMARRLQSEEIGSTFRSCSDRPVLEAVSIQRPTSIQQTNKPKAEAKVWDSGSHQPSVPLVNGNATVNSTSPQRGELKAAGGSGQMSPANTSTSPPSKLASEPRVLPAVRVPVKGIELPAVSREKGSSQAVEGWIEEARKEAGISKPFTELSAEQQVQLQQRALYLRQQRDKLQAMKREQRPKPATPEEPPAPTPSTPEISVEDKKKLQKRQHLAEKLKEEVIKK, encoded by the exons tttttgatgACGAAGATGAAAATAAATTGACTTATACAGAAATCCATCAGCAGTACAAGCATTTG GTGGAGAAGTTGTTAGAAACCTACATGCAAGAGGTTGGCATCGATGAGCAGCAGTTTTTGGAGGCATGCTCCTCTCCTTTTGCCAAGTCCAAAACCTTACAG ACTGTATTCCAGCCCGTCCTGGCCACAGACGACTTCCAGATGTTCAGGTCTCTCATGGTGCAGAAGAACATGGAGCTCCAGCTCCAGGCGCTGCAGGTCATTAAAGAGAGAAATG GCGCCCTGCCTGAGTGTCTCACAGATGGAGCAGACGTGATGAGTGAACTGGAGCAGCAGGAGATGAAGATTATACAGGAGGTTCTGAA GAAGTCAAAGGAGGATTATGACCTAGAGATGGCTCGGCGACTGCAGTCAGAGGAGATCGGCTCCACGTTCAGAAGCTGCTCTGATAGGCCAGTTCTAGAGGCAGTCAGCATCCAGAGGCCCACCTCCATTCAACAGACCAACAAG CCCAAGGCTGAGGCGAAGGTGTGGGACAGTGGTAGCCACCAGCCCTCTGTCCCTCTGGTCAATGGAAACGCAACG GTGAACAGTACATCTCCTCagagaggggagctgaaggctgctGGAGGTAGTGGGCAGATGAGTCCAGCCAATACCAGCACATCTCCCCCTTCTAAGTTGGCATCAG AACCACGAGTCCTTCCTGCTGTGAGGGTTCCAGTGAAGGGCATAGAGCTTCCGGCTGTCTCCAGGGAGAAGGGCAGCAGCCAGGCAGTAGAGGGCTGGATAGAAGAGGCACGCAAGGAGGCTGGCATCTCCAAGCCATTCACA GAGTTGTCAGCAGAGCAGCAGGTGCAACTCCAGCAGAGGGCGCTGTACCTGAGGCAGCAGAGGGACAAACTTCAGGCCATGAAAAGAGAGCAGAGACCCAAACCAGCCACACCAGAGGAACCCCCTGCCCCCACTCCCAGCACACCG GAGATCTCTGTCGAAGATAAAAAGAAGTTACAGAAAAGACAACATCTGGCTGAAAAACTGAAAGAGGAAGTCATCAAGAAGTAA
- the cfap36 gene encoding cilia- and flagella-associated protein 36 isoform X12 — MAEDSEWVVESIAGYLGSPEWVIPYTDFLENKCTVFDDEDENKLTYTEIHQQYKHLVEKLLETYMQEVGIDEQQFLEACSSPFAKSKTLQTVFQPVLATDDFQMFRSLMVQKNMELQLQALQVIKERNGALPECLTDGADVMSELEQQEMKIIQEVLKKSKEDYDLEMARRLQSEEIGSTFRSCSDRPVLEAVSIQRPTSIQQTNKPKAEAKVWDSGSHQPSVPLVNGNATVNSTSPQRGELKAAGGSGQMSPANTSTSPPSKLASEPRVLPAVRVPVKGIELPAVSREKGSSQAVEGWIEEARKEAGISKPFTELSAEQQVQLQQRALYLRQQRDKLQAMKREQRPKPATPEEPPAPTPSTPDYVPKMNRGGASSVQEEMVNASQPASSLVGGHKPKVIWVEVTTVSTL, encoded by the exons tttttgatgACGAAGATGAAAATAAATTGACTTATACAGAAATCCATCAGCAGTACAAGCATTTG GTGGAGAAGTTGTTAGAAACCTACATGCAAGAGGTTGGCATCGATGAGCAGCAGTTTTTGGAGGCATGCTCCTCTCCTTTTGCCAAGTCCAAAACCTTACAG ACTGTATTCCAGCCCGTCCTGGCCACAGACGACTTCCAGATGTTCAGGTCTCTCATGGTGCAGAAGAACATGGAGCTCCAGCTCCAGGCGCTGCAGGTCATTAAAGAGAGAAATG GCGCCCTGCCTGAGTGTCTCACAGATGGAGCAGACGTGATGAGTGAACTGGAGCAGCAGGAGATGAAGATTATACAGGAGGTTCTGAA GAAGTCAAAGGAGGATTATGACCTAGAGATGGCTCGGCGACTGCAGTCAGAGGAGATCGGCTCCACGTTCAGAAGCTGCTCTGATAGGCCAGTTCTAGAGGCAGTCAGCATCCAGAGGCCCACCTCCATTCAACAGACCAACAAG CCCAAGGCTGAGGCGAAGGTGTGGGACAGTGGTAGCCACCAGCCCTCTGTCCCTCTGGTCAATGGAAACGCAACG GTGAACAGTACATCTCCTCagagaggggagctgaaggctgctGGAGGTAGTGGGCAGATGAGTCCAGCCAATACCAGCACATCTCCCCCTTCTAAGTTGGCATCAG AACCACGAGTCCTTCCTGCTGTGAGGGTTCCAGTGAAGGGCATAGAGCTTCCGGCTGTCTCCAGGGAGAAGGGCAGCAGCCAGGCAGTAGAGGGCTGGATAGAAGAGGCACGCAAGGAGGCTGGCATCTCCAAGCCATTCACA GAGTTGTCAGCAGAGCAGCAGGTGCAACTCCAGCAGAGGGCGCTGTACCTGAGGCAGCAGAGGGACAAACTTCAGGCCATGAAAAGAGAGCAGAGACCCAAACCAGCCACACCAGAGGAACCCCCTGCCCCCACTCCCAGCACACCG GACTATGTTCCTAAAATGAACAGGGGTGGTGCTAGTAGTGTACAGGAAGAGATGGTCAATGCCTCGCAGCCTGCAAGCTCTCTCGTTGGGGGACATAAACCCAAGGTGATCTGGGTTGAAGTGACAACTGTCTCCACTTTGTAG
- the cfap36 gene encoding cilia- and flagella-associated protein 36 isoform X9, translating into MQEVGIDEQQFLEACSSPFAKSKTLQPGGTSRAHRSVCLTRPLRLHGKQSRTRKTVFQPVLATDDFQMFRSLMVQKNMELQLQALQVIKERNGALPECLTDGADVMSELEQQEMKIIQEVLKKSKEDYDLEMARRLQSEEIGSTFRSCSDRPVLEAVSIQRPTSIQQTNKPKAEAKVWDSGSHQPSVPLVNGNATVNSTSPQRGELKAAGGSGQMSPANTSTSPPSKLASEPRVLPAVRVPVKGIELPAVSREKGSSQAVEGWIEEARKEAGISKPFTELSAEQQVQLQQRALYLRQQRDKLQAMKREQRPKPATPEEPPAPTPSTPDYVPKMNRGGASSVQEEMVNASQPASSLVGGHKPKVIWVEVTTVSTL; encoded by the exons ATGCAAGAGGTTGGCATCGATGAGCAGCAGTTTTTGGAGGCATGCTCCTCTCCTTTTGCCAAGTCCAAAACCTTACAG CCTGGTGGAACAAGCCGAGCGCATCGGTCAGTCTGCTTGACCAGGCCACTCCGGTTGCATGGCAAGCAATCAAGAACAAGAAAG ACTGTATTCCAGCCCGTCCTGGCCACAGACGACTTCCAGATGTTCAGGTCTCTCATGGTGCAGAAGAACATGGAGCTCCAGCTCCAGGCGCTGCAGGTCATTAAAGAGAGAAATG GCGCCCTGCCTGAGTGTCTCACAGATGGAGCAGACGTGATGAGTGAACTGGAGCAGCAGGAGATGAAGATTATACAGGAGGTTCTGAA GAAGTCAAAGGAGGATTATGACCTAGAGATGGCTCGGCGACTGCAGTCAGAGGAGATCGGCTCCACGTTCAGAAGCTGCTCTGATAGGCCAGTTCTAGAGGCAGTCAGCATCCAGAGGCCCACCTCCATTCAACAGACCAACAAG CCCAAGGCTGAGGCGAAGGTGTGGGACAGTGGTAGCCACCAGCCCTCTGTCCCTCTGGTCAATGGAAACGCAACG GTGAACAGTACATCTCCTCagagaggggagctgaaggctgctGGAGGTAGTGGGCAGATGAGTCCAGCCAATACCAGCACATCTCCCCCTTCTAAGTTGGCATCAG AACCACGAGTCCTTCCTGCTGTGAGGGTTCCAGTGAAGGGCATAGAGCTTCCGGCTGTCTCCAGGGAGAAGGGCAGCAGCCAGGCAGTAGAGGGCTGGATAGAAGAGGCACGCAAGGAGGCTGGCATCTCCAAGCCATTCACA GAGTTGTCAGCAGAGCAGCAGGTGCAACTCCAGCAGAGGGCGCTGTACCTGAGGCAGCAGAGGGACAAACTTCAGGCCATGAAAAGAGAGCAGAGACCCAAACCAGCCACACCAGAGGAACCCCCTGCCCCCACTCCCAGCACACCG GACTATGTTCCTAAAATGAACAGGGGTGGTGCTAGTAGTGTACAGGAAGAGATGGTCAATGCCTCGCAGCCTGCAAGCTCTCTCGTTGGGGGACATAAACCCAAGGTGATCTGGGTTGAAGTGACAACTGTCTCCACTTTGTAG